One Mycolicibacterium fallax genomic window, CGGTGCGCGAACTGCTGCTCGCGATCGGTGAGGATCCGGACCGGCAAGGGCTGCGGGACACCCCGGCCCGGGTCGCCCGATCCTTCCGGGAGATCTTCGCCGGCCTGTACAGCGACCCGGATGCGGTGCTGGACACCACCTTTGACGAGCAGCACGACGAGCTGGTGCTGGTCAAGCAGATCCCGATGTACTCGACCTGCGAACACCACCTGGTGTCCTTCCACGGCTTCGCCCATGTCGGCTACATTCCCGGCGTCGACGGCCGGGTGACCGGGCTGTCCAAGATCGCCCGGGTGGTCGACATGTACGCCAAGCGCCCGCAGGTGCAGGAACGGCTGACCGGTCAGATCGCCGACGCGGTGATGCGCAAGCTCGACCCCCGCGGGGTCATTGTGGTGGTCGAGGCCGAACACCTGTGCATGGCGATGCGCGGGGTGCGCAAGCCCGGCGCGGTCACCACCACCTCGGCGGTGCGCGGACAGTTCAAGACCGACAAGGCATCTCGCGCCGAGGCGCTGGAACTGATTCTGCGTAAATGACCCCCGGTCTGGGCAGTGGCGTCCAGGTGCTGGGCGTCGTGAACGTCACCGATGATTCGTTTTCCGACGGTGGCCGCTTCCTCGATCCCGAACGCGCTGTGGCGCATGGCCTTTCGCTGCTGGCCGACGGGGCGTCGATCATTGATGTGGGCGGCGAGTCGACCCGGCCCGGCGCGGTGCGCATCGATGCGGAGGTCGAACTGGGCCGGGTGCTGCCGGTGATCCGGGCGCTGGCCGGCGCTGGCGCGACGGTCAGCATCGACACCATGCACGCCGACGTCGCCGCCGCCGCGCTCGCGGCCGGGGCCGGCCTGGTCAACGACGTCTCCGGCGGCCGCGCCGATCCGGGCATGGCGCCGCTGCTGGCCGAGGCGTGCGTGCCGTGGATCCTGATGCACTGGCGCTCGGTGTCCGCCGCGGCGCCGCACGCCGTCCCCGCATACGCCGACGTGGTCGCCGAGGTGCGCACCGAACTGCTGGCCGCGGCCGACGCGGCGGTGGCCGCCGGCTGCGCGCCGGAGAACCTGATCATCGACCCGGGCCTGGGCTTCGCCAAGGACGCCCAACACAATTGGGCGCTGCTGCACGCGCTGCCGGAGCTCGTCGCCACCGGGCTGCCGGTGCTGGTGGGGGCCTCCCGGAAACGTTTCCTCGGTGCGCTGCTGGCGGGCGCCGACGGCGCGCTGCGGCCGCCAGCCGGCCGGGAGGTCGCCACCGCGGTGATCTCCGCGCTGGCCGCCGAACACGGCGCCTGGGGCGTGCGGGTGCACGACGTCGCCGGCACCGTCGACGCGGTCCGGGTGGCCGGGGCCTGGAGTGCCGGAGGACCGCGGTGACCGACCGAATCGAACTGCGCGGCCTGACCGTCCGCGGCAACCACGGGGTCTTCGAGCACGAGCGGCGCGACGGCCAGGACTTCATCATCGACGTCACGCTGTGGATGGACCAGCGCCGCGCCGCGGCCAGCGACGAGCTGGCCGACACCTACGACTACGGGGTGCTGGCCCAGCGCGCCGCGGAAATCGTTGCCGGGCAACCCCGCAACCTGATCGAGACGGTGGCCGCGGAGATCGCCGAGGACGTGCTGGCCGACGCCCGGGTGCAGGCCGTCGAGGTCACCGTGCACAAGCCGTCCGCGCCGATCCCGCTGAACTTCGCCGACGTGGCCGTGGTGGCACGGCGATCCCGGTGAGTACAGCGGTGCTGTCGATCGGCAGCAACCTCGGGGACCGGCTGGCGCTGCTGCAGTCGGTGCTCGACGAGCTGGCCAGCCGGGTGCGCGCGGTGTCCGGGGTGTACGAGACCGACCCCTGGGGGCCGGTGCCCCAGCAGGCCTTCCTCAACGCCGTCGTCATCGCCGAGGCCGAGCTGGACCCGATCGGCTGGCTGGAGCTCGGTCAGGCCATCGAACAGGCCGCCGGCCGGGTCCGTGAACTGCACTGGGGCCCACGCACCCTCGACGTCGACGTGATCACCGTCGGCGATCCGGCGCCGGTGCGCCGGGACACCGAGCGGCTGACCCTGCCGCACCGCTACGCCCGGGAGCGGGCCTTCGTGTTGGTGCCGTGGCTGGACGCCGACCCGGCCGCCGAACTCGAGGTGGACGGGGTGCTGCGCCCGGTCGCGGAGCTGCTGGCCGCACTCGGCCCCGACGAGCGGGCCGCGGTGCGGGCCACCGACTGGGAGTTACGCCGTTGCGGATGACCCGGATTCGTGAGCTGCTGGTCGTCGCGGCGCTGGCCGCGGTGGCCGGATTCCTGGCGGTGCTGCAGATGTACCGGTGGTTTCCGCCGATCACCTTCCGCAGCGGCATCTCGCTGCTGGTGCTGGCGATCGGGGAGGCCGGCTGGGGCTGGTACGTGCGGCGCAAGATCGCCGACGGCGAGATCGGCGTCGGCGGCGGCCGGCTGCACCCGCTGGCGGTGGCCCGCAGCCTGATGATCGCCCAGGCCTCGGCGTGGGTGGGCGCGCTGGTGTTCGGCGGCTGGGCCGGCATCTCGGTGTACCTGCTGGAGCACCGCGGCACGCTGGCGGTGGCCGCCGCGGACACCCCCGGCGCGCTGGCTGCGGCGCTGTGCGCGCTGGCGCTCGCCGCGGCCGGGATCTGGCTGCAGCACTGCTGCAAATCCCCGGGCGAGAGCACCGAGGACCCGGACGCCGACGCCCTGGAGGACTGAGGCCGCCCGGGGTCGACGGGCGCCGGGTGCGGAAACGCCGAGGCACGTCACCCGGTTTGACCAGTGCCCGCGGGTACAGTCAGCCCATGACCGATCTGTCCCGCGGCGCCCGCAACCGGCGCGGCGGCCGCAGGCCGGGGTGGCTGCTGCTCACCGTCTTGTTGGTGCTGACCATCGTGGCCGGCTCGGCCCTGGTGTTCAGCAGCAGCGTCGAGCTGCTCAAGCTTGCCGTCGTGCTCGCGCTGTGGGCCGCGGTGGTGGGCGCCTTCGTGTCGGTCATCTACCGCCGCCAAAGCGAGGCCGACGCCGCCAAGGTCCGCGACCTGAAACTGGTTTACGACCTTCAGCTGGACCGCGAGATCTCCGCGCGCCGCGAGTACGAGCTGTCGGTGGAGAGCCACCTGCGCCGCGAACTCAGCCACGAACTGCGCTCGGCGGCCGCCGACGAAGTCGCCGCGCTGCGCGCCGAATTGGCCGCGCTGCGCACCAATCTGGAGATTCTGTTCGACACCGACCTCGGGCACCGCCCGGCCCTGGAGCACGAACAACTCGCCGCCATCGAAAACGAACGCGGCTATCACGAGCCCGATCCGACCTTCGGGCCGCCGGACCGGGTCGCCAGCAGCCGGATCACCGCCACCCGCGAGGAGTACCGGCCCGGCCGCGATGAGGACGACGTGGTCCGCACCGCCGAGACCCCGATCATCGACGTGCCCGAGGAACCGCTGGAGCCGGTCGGACGGTCCGAGGGCCGCCGCGGTTCGCACCGCCGGGCCGGGCACGAGTCCTGGGCCATGCCGCCGGCCCCGCCGCCCGCACCGCCGGTCGTGCCCACCCCACCGCCCGCCCCGCCGGTGCCCCCGCCGCCCGCGCACTATCGGCCGTCCCCACCGCCGCAGCCCCAGCAGCCGTACCAGCGCCCGCCGGAACCGCACGTCCCGGCGCACGCCTCGGCCGACGCCCCGGTGCTGCGCCCGGCCCCGGCCCCGCCCGCCCCGCCGCCGGCCCCCGAGCCGCCCGCGCACGCCGCGGGCCCGGCGATGACCCCGCCGCCCGCCCCGGTCCCGCCGCCGGATCACGAACCCGCCGAGTCGGCCCCCCGCGGCAGGCACGCCGGCGGGCAGCAGCGCCCCGGCCGGCACGCCGGGGGTGCGTCCCCGGCACCGTTCGCCGGGCAACCCGAACCCGCGCCCCAGCCCCAGCCCGAGCCCGAGCCCGAACCCGCCGGCCGGCACCGCGGACCGGAGTCCGGCACGCCGGAGACCGCCGCCGAGTTGCTCGCCCGGCTCAACAAGACCCCCGGCGGCGGCGGCAGGCGCAGGCGCCGCGAGGACTGATCCGGTCGCCAGTGAGGTGCGGCACATCGCTGGGGAGCTGACCGGCGTGCGCGCTAATATCGCCGTGACCGTCCGGTACCCGCCACGCGGGACTGGAACGAACGACGAAATCTCTGTGAGGGTGCTGCGATGGAGCAGCTCGATGGGTTGCGCCCGGCCCGGCTCAAGGTCGGCGTCATCTCCGCCGGCCGGGTCGGCACCGCGATCGGCGTCGCGCTGGAACGCGCCGACCACGTCGTCGTCGCGACCAGCGCCATTTCCCCGGCGTCGCGCCGGCGCGCCCAGCGGCGGCTGCCCGACACCGAGATCCGGCCCGTCGACGAGGTCGCCGCGGCCGCCGAACTGCTGATCCTGGCCGTCCCGGACGCCGAACTGCCCGGCCTGGTGCACGGGCTGGCGGCGACCGCGGCGGTGCGCCCCGGCAGCATCGTGGTGCACACCTCCGGCGCCAACGGCACCGCGATCCTGGCGCCGCTGACCGAGCTCGGCGCGCTGCCGCTGGCGATCCACCCGGCGATGACCTTCACCGGCGCCGACGAGGACATCGACCGGCTGTCCGGGGCCTGTTTCGGCATCACCGCCGCCGACGAGATCGGCTACGCCATCGCCGGCTCGCTGGTGCTGGAGATCGGCGGCGAACCGTTCCGGGTCCGGGAGGACGCCCGCACGCTCTACCACGCCGCGCTGGCGCACTCCAGCAACCACCTGGTCACCGTGCTCGCCGACGCGATCGACGGGCTGCGCGCCGCGCTGACCGGCCAGGAACTGCTCGGCCAGGAGCTCGTCGGGGATGCCCCCGGCGGGCTGGCCGAACGCGTCATCGCCCCGCTGGCCCGCGCCGCGCTGGAGAACACCCTGGCCCGCGGGCAGGCCGCACTGACCGGCCCGGTGGCTCGCGGGGACGCCGCGGCCGTCGCCGGTCACCTGGCCGCCCTGACCGAGGCCGACCCGAACCTGGCGGCCGGTTACCGCGCCGCCGCGCTGCGCACCGCCCAGCGCGCCCACGCCCCACAGGAGGTTTTCGAGGTGCTCACCCGATGACGCCGCAGCCGAGGTTTGTTGCCGGCGAACTCAACGTCTACCGCGATCCCGCGCAGATGACCGCGGTCAGCCGGGTGCTGCGGCGCACCGGCCGGCGGCTGATGCTGGTGCCGACCATGGGCGCCCTGCACGAGGGGCACCTGAGCCTGGTCCGCGCCGCCAAGCGGGTGCCGGGCGCGGTGGTGGTGGTGTCCATCTTCGTCAACCCGCTGCAGTTCGGGCCGGGCGAGGACCTCGACGCCTACCCCCGCACCCTGGATGCGGACCTGGAGCTGCTGCGCGCCGAGGGCGTGCAGATCGCGTTCACCCCGACCGCCGCGCAGATGTATCCCGACGGGCCGCGGACCACCGTGCTGCCCGGGCCGATCGGCGACGAGCTGGAGGGCGCGTCGCGGCCGGGGCACTTCGCCGGGATGCTGACCGTGGTCGCCAAGCTGCTCGGCATCGTCGCCCCCGAGCGGGCGTTCTTCGGTGAGAAGGACTACCAGCAGCTGGTGCTGATCCGGCAAATGGTCGCCGACCTCAACATCGACGTCACGGTGGTCGGGGCGCCGATCGTCCGGGAGGCCGACGGGCTGGCACTGTCCTCGCGCAACCGCTACCTGGATCCGGTGGCCCGCGAGCAGGCCACCGCGCTGTCGGCGGCGCTGCTG contains:
- a CDS encoding Rossmann-like and DUF2520 domain-containing protein; the protein is MEQLDGLRPARLKVGVISAGRVGTAIGVALERADHVVVATSAISPASRRRAQRRLPDTEIRPVDEVAAAAELLILAVPDAELPGLVHGLAATAAVRPGSIVVHTSGANGTAILAPLTELGALPLAIHPAMTFTGADEDIDRLSGACFGITAADEIGYAIAGSLVLEIGGEPFRVREDARTLYHAALAHSSNHLVTVLADAIDGLRAALTGQELLGQELVGDAPGGLAERVIAPLARAALENTLARGQAALTGPVARGDAAAVAGHLAALTEADPNLAAGYRAAALRTAQRAHAPQEVFEVLTR
- the folK gene encoding 2-amino-4-hydroxy-6-hydroxymethyldihydropteridine diphosphokinase codes for the protein MSTAVLSIGSNLGDRLALLQSVLDELASRVRAVSGVYETDPWGPVPQQAFLNAVVIAEAELDPIGWLELGQAIEQAAGRVRELHWGPRTLDVDVITVGDPAPVRRDTERLTLPHRYARERAFVLVPWLDADPAAELEVDGVLRPVAELLAALGPDERAAVRATDWELRRCG
- the folP gene encoding dihydropteroate synthase translates to MTPGLGSGVQVLGVVNVTDDSFSDGGRFLDPERAVAHGLSLLADGASIIDVGGESTRPGAVRIDAEVELGRVLPVIRALAGAGATVSIDTMHADVAAAALAAGAGLVNDVSGGRADPGMAPLLAEACVPWILMHWRSVSAAAPHAVPAYADVVAEVRTELLAAADAAVAAGCAPENLIIDPGLGFAKDAQHNWALLHALPELVATGLPVLVGASRKRFLGALLAGADGALRPPAGREVATAVISALAAEHGAWGVRVHDVAGTVDAVRVAGAWSAGGPR
- a CDS encoding DUF3180 domain-containing protein, with product MTRIRELLVVAALAAVAGFLAVLQMYRWFPPITFRSGISLLVLAIGEAGWGWYVRRKIADGEIGVGGGRLHPLAVARSLMIAQASAWVGALVFGGWAGISVYLLEHRGTLAVAAADTPGALAAALCALALAAAGIWLQHCCKSPGESTEDPDADALED
- the folB gene encoding dihydroneopterin aldolase, whose product is MTDRIELRGLTVRGNHGVFEHERRDGQDFIIDVTLWMDQRRAAASDELADTYDYGVLAQRAAEIVAGQPRNLIETVAAEIAEDVLADARVQAVEVTVHKPSAPIPLNFADVAVVARRSR
- a CDS encoding DUF6779 domain-containing protein; this translates as MTDLSRGARNRRGGRRPGWLLLTVLLVLTIVAGSALVFSSSVELLKLAVVLALWAAVVGAFVSVIYRRQSEADAAKVRDLKLVYDLQLDREISARREYELSVESHLRRELSHELRSAAADEVAALRAELAALRTNLEILFDTDLGHRPALEHEQLAAIENERGYHEPDPTFGPPDRVASSRITATREEYRPGRDEDDVVRTAETPIIDVPEEPLEPVGRSEGRRGSHRRAGHESWAMPPAPPPAPPVVPTPPPAPPVPPPPAHYRPSPPPQPQQPYQRPPEPHVPAHASADAPVLRPAPAPPAPPPAPEPPAHAAGPAMTPPPAPVPPPDHEPAESAPRGRHAGGQQRPGRHAGGASPAPFAGQPEPAPQPQPEPEPEPAGRHRGPESGTPETAAELLARLNKTPGGGGRRRRRED
- the folE gene encoding GTP cyclohydrolase I FolE is translated as MTTQAHPAPRQAGAEDYPVFDQPRAEAAVRELLLAIGEDPDRQGLRDTPARVARSFREIFAGLYSDPDAVLDTTFDEQHDELVLVKQIPMYSTCEHHLVSFHGFAHVGYIPGVDGRVTGLSKIARVVDMYAKRPQVQERLTGQIADAVMRKLDPRGVIVVVEAEHLCMAMRGVRKPGAVTTTSAVRGQFKTDKASRAEALELILRK